In the genome of Magnolia sinica isolate HGM2019 chromosome 2, MsV1, whole genome shotgun sequence, one region contains:
- the LOC131236419 gene encoding membrane magnesium transporter isoform X1 produces MSVGFLIGGLGGLLLAHAAYATVQYRGMLKIVEEEFSGPPINVVLELILGLAFCMWAALTVPGKFLSILPDSEENRMIQGNCTALLWAASHTLPALSFGILVKEGKLRANV; encoded by the exons ATGTCTGTCGGTTTTCTCATCGGCGGACTCGGCGGTTTACTGCTTGCCCATGCTGCTTATGCTACTGTGCAGT ATAGAGGAATGTTGAAGATCGTGGAAGAAGAGTTCTCAGGCCCTCCTATCAAT GTCGTTTTGGAGTTGATTCTAGGGTTAGCTTTCTGCATGTGGGCTGCGCTTACCGTGCCTGGGAAATTCCTTTCAATACTGCCGGATTCTGAAGAGAACAG GATGATCCAAGGCAATTGCACTGCGTTATTGTGGGCTGCATCTCACACTCTTCCCGCTTTGTCATTTGGCATTCTGGTAAAGGAGGGAAAGCTAAGAGCTAATGTCTAG